The genomic stretch ACAAATGTATCTTTCTGATTCAGCCAATTTATTaactaaagaagaaaatttagctaatgaaaataattatcGTTTAGGTTTAAAATTAGTTCGTGGGGCTTATATTCATTCAGAAAAAAATCGTGATATTGTTATTCATAAAACTAAACAAGATactgataataattataattccGGGATTTCTTATTGTATTGATTCtattttaaatcaaaatcaaaatcaaaatggCTCTACTATTGGTCATTTAGTTGTTGCTTCTCATAATGCTGAATCAATGAGATTAGCCAGTGATAAAGTTTATAATCCAATGAATGAAtccaataaaaataaaactaatgTTGTTTTAGGTCAATTATTAGGTATGGCTGATAATGTTACTTATGATTTaattactaataataaaattggtaATGTTATCAAATATGTTCCATGGGGTCCACCATTAGAAACTaaagaatatttattaagaagattagaagaaaatggTGATGCTGtcaaaaatgataatggttGGCCTTTAGTTAAAGCTTCATTTAAAATGTTAACCAAAAGATTATTTGGAAGTGGTTAAACCAGGgaaggaggaggaggaggaggaagaggTCTGGTCTTTATAACATAACATGGATTTGACACACCAACCCTCAACCTAACACTTGGATATGAGTTGATATGAGATTATgacatatatatatatatatatatatatatatttaatattataaGAAACAAAACTATTCtagaatatttattattgaaatgaATCTAAATgtagttagttagttagttagttagttaatTAATTGGCCTATTTTAAATGCTAAGAGTATATTTTGAACATTCTAAAATTGTTCCATTTATAACACATTGAACCACCCATTcccaatcaatcaatttaattgaataatttgatttattagatttattTTGAGTATTATTTCGAGtattatttgttatatTGGTTAAAACTTGAACCATATCATTACTCTCATCATAAATCGTAATATTAGGATCAACTTCCAAAATTGGGGAAAAATCCTCTTTAAtacatttaataatttgatctGTCTTTGTAAAATATTGTAATGATTTAGCTCCAAATGcataaaatataaatttacAAGTTTCCAttgaattataatttatagatttattttgtaatatcaatatatttaatCCTTGGAAAACatgatgattattattaaattgatcaattaattttttaccCATATcataattttgtttaaatttaaatatatcaatacttttaatcgtatttaattttttcgaTAATCCTGAtggtaataaataatttatccattttgatttgtgatgattattttttaaacaatcatcaatataaatatcaGATATAATTGGCCATCCTAATGCTAATGCTTGTAAATATTTAGCACTTCGacaaaaattattacttATTAATgcaataaaattaaatgtttCAACTATTTCTAAATCACATGATAAGtacaatgaaattgaaatttctGACCCTTTTCGTAGTGgttgttcttgttttcGTTTTCGTTTTCGTTCTCGTTCATGATACAGAAATAATTCATGAATTTCTTTATCCCATAATATACCTCCATTAGTTTCaatcattgattttaattgtAATTTTCTATCTCCATCAATACTAGTTATACAAAATATCATTCCTTGAAATAATCCTGACTCTGATTCAGCCAccaatgaatttgaatttggcTTGATTATCTcactattgttgttgttgttggtatattttattgattttaaagGTGTTGAAGgtaatttatatttctgTAATTTTTTGGGTGTTGATGGTAATAATATACCTTCATcattaaatatattataattaccaataattaatttaaatttttgttgatgtaTTATCCAATCACTCAATTCCATAAAACAATCAGATAATATAACactaatttcttttgataatttaccAGAATTAGGTTTTTGTTGACACCTTCTTAAATAAACAACATTATACCCCCTCATACATTTTatatcaccaccaccattggTTGTGAGAGTTGATAATCCGGtaacaatatatttatgaCGATTGCCTTTAATATTAACAGTATCACCAATACGAATATCTAATAcatttaaatcaacatttttaatattatatgTTCCTTcataaaattcaatattcaGATCTTCAATATATTTGGCAACGATTTTCCCCGTATacatttttaaattatatatGGCCCATACACTATCatgattaataatatcatcTTCTGTTAAAGTGTTGGATTTTTCTTGACGTAAAATATTGGGTtcagtattattattgtcttcttcttcttcttcaatgatagaatcaatatcttcttcttcatcattagtATTACTATTCATTGAttgtaaatcaattattcgttttttgattcttgattttggtGCTATAATTGGGATTATTTCATCTGATTGTTTTTTAGATTCTGAATTGTCGTCgtcatcgtcgtcatcgtcgtcatcgtcatcatcgtcgtcatcgtcatcttcGACTACCTcatcctcctcctcctcttcctcatcatcatcaatttcaataaaatcctgatttttcttttttatttgatcactatcaatatcaaattcttctaaATCAGAAGGTTCatgttcttcttcaaacAGAATTttaacaccaccaccaccacctcttcctcttcctccTTTATTAGGTGAAGAAGGTAATGGGGCAATAATATCTATACTAGTTgtatcttcttcaattttatctgtttgaattgatttatcaacttcttcttcttcttcttcctcttcttctacttCCCCCttgttattcaattttaattttaattttttctttaatggtgatgaagatgataatgGATTTGTCGGAGAAGCCAAAACTAATGGAACTGAATATTGTCTTAACCCAGGAGTTTTAAGGAAATCcctattattattattattattattatttgataataatgacgATGACAACAGTGTTGTTGATAGACTACTTTTATTTGTTCTTGATGGTATCAATTCTGTATTTCTTCGTTTTATCTTTTGTGGACTTAACAGCAATTTACGTTTAAATTGATGAGCAGTCAATGAATCATCATAATAATTAGATTCAATTTTCTCATCCTCgttgtcatcatcatcatcatcatcatcattatcatcactATCAGTTTGTATTTCAATTACACTTTGAGTGGTATGTTCTTGTAATGTGTCTTCACTAGTAGATATATCAGATAAATCTTGGGTATTCAACACTTGTGTTTGGGATTTAAAagtctttttatttttattattatgtgAAGGTGATTTCGAGGCTATCTGTGATTGGTCTGCAGGTGATGAATGTAGAACTTTTTGTGAATCATAATATAATAAGCTTTGAGATTGAGTTTCTGGCAATTGTATCACTTGTGTATCAGGGATGTTGTTTTTCTGTATCACTTGTGTGTCAGGTAAAAGTTTGGGTATCACTTGTGTATCAGGTAGACGTTTGGGTATCACTTGAGTGTCAGGTAATGCTTTTTGTATTATCTGTGTATCAGGTAATGCCTTTTTTATGACTTGAGTGTCCGGTAGTACTTTTTGTATAATTTGAGTATCGGGTAGAACCTTTCCTATTACTTGAGTATCAGGTAACGCGTTATTAATTACTTGCGTATCAGACAATGCTTTCCCTATTATTTGAGTATCGGGCAAAGGTTTTCTTATAATTTGTGTATCTCCCATTTGATCATCTTGAGTATCTATATTGTCTTGTATGAAAAGTTTAGAATTACTTCTCTGTTTCTGAATTGTATCATTAAAAGattcaatattataattatcatCACTATGGTAATGTCTCTGTATTAATACTTGTGTATCATCATTCCCATTCCCGCCACCATCTTTAGAAGATTCACATGAAtatgatttcaaatattcaGAATGTGTTCGTATCCCATTATTTTGTCCTTCTTGATTAATCATTTCTTGAAGTTTTTTCAGAAATGGACTGATCGTGTCATCATCAGCTTCAGTTATatcttcaattgttttatcACCAATTGTTTCATCTTCTATTGTCGGTAACAATTCAGTATCatcatttattatatttccTCCAAATATTAAACTTGAATTATGGTCCTCATAATCTTTGAAAATCGAAGAATCCTTTTGTGTAGGTTCTAAATTAACATTAACTGTAGAATGAACTTGACCTTGACCTTGACCTAAATCTTGAccttgttgttggtgttgaaaTTGTGAATTCTTTGATGAGGCAGATTGTGGTAATACGTGTTGATCAACCTGTGTATCCATAATCACCTATATTATCATAATTTTAAACCGTgtaatgaaataaaaattctCCCCTCccccccaaaaaaaaacaataatcaCCGAATCCGTTTTTAGTAGTCttccctttttttgtttttgtttttgcttTCCTCCATTCAAGTTGTGCACACttttagaaaaattgtAACGGCCCCGTCTTACcatattgatattatatGAATTTCACCAAAGATCATAGTTAAAACTCTTGGTGGTGGTTATCTACATGGTTTACATGGTTTACATGGTTTACATGGTTTACATGGTTTACATGGTTTACATTATTTTcatattaattaaaaacaaattttcattatatatataaaataaaactaaaaactaAATAAAACATACCATAATAAaagaatcatcaacaagTCGAATACAAAACATATAAGaatatgaaaataaaaaaattattaatattacaAATGAATGAAATGATTTTGAACTAAAGAGTATGCATATATACAAAAGAACAGGATTAGTTACCAAATATTATCAGCTTAATTGACTTAAAATATCATCCAACCTATGATCTTGAGtttcttgtttatttcCAATTGATTGTACACCATTAGATGTAAAATGACCAACTTCAGATAAAGATTGATTTCTTCCTttctcctcctcctcctcctcattctccttctccttcgcatgttgatgatgattattgCCATTAGTTTCAAAACTTCTTGCTCTTGGTTGATAATCCTTTCTTACCACAAATAATGCAAACAACCCAATTCTTAAATCACGTCGAGAATTCTTTAAAAATGGGGGTAAATTTTCATCTCtgaaatcaattggaaTCAAATAAGAATCTTTTACAAAAGATGGTTGGCCACTTAAAACACCcactttatttttaatcaataaatattgatacaatttttgaaattgatcgTCATTGGcatcatcatttaaaatttgaacaaaataaaaatctcGAGATCCAATTACTTTTGGTAAATACTTATCAGCAACATGTCTATCGAGTCGTCCAAGAATAGTGTACGCAGGTAAATGTAAAATATCTTTGGTGGTGTTTATTAAGTGGTCCATTGGTTTGTCATTGTAATCAGTGCTAGTATAAAATTCTCCTTTGGCTTTAAATGTAGCAAATTCTGGAAATGTGATTCTACCAGACCAAACATGTTTGTTTTCAACTTTTCTTTCACCAGTAACTGGATTATCAACACCagataaaaatgaataaagaCGACCATCGTCAGCTTCATTGTGGTTGGGTGAATCAACATCACTTAATGATTCTGAAGATTTCGGTGTGCTCTTATTTTCACCTTGAAGTTGGTTGGTCTCGGAATTTTCTGATTCCACTACCTctgttgttgcttttgtaccttcttctttttcttcttcttcttgttcttcattttcacGAGTAGCAgtatcttcttcatcatcttcatcaaatcTTGGATTCAAGTTATTGTAACTTTTGCTTTGAGATTTTGTATGAGATATAAAGTTGGATTCTGGGACTATATCTGGAGAAAAATGACGATGATCAACTTTTCTTGTGGTAATACTCTCATCAATTTGGTTTGATCTCTCAAAATCATTCTCTTTAATAATTTCCCCCTTGTGTGTTCTTCGTATAATCTGtgtattatcattttctgTAAGAATAATGTTtttgatgttttttttattttgtttttcaattttagcAATATCTGCATTGATTTCTTGGGGAGTTTTATGAACAACATCCTTAAAAGTAATGGTCCtatcaaatatttcttgCATAAAATgctttttcaaaacaaataaaatccTTCTTGCTTCTGTTGGATAAGCCTTTCCAGAAAAGTTTTCATGAATTATACTTTCAATTTCCAATGCCATATCATTGACTCGAGATTCTATTGCTTCCTCGGTAGTGTTATCTCCATCTTTAGGGATAAcctttttgaaaaaattgtagAAGGCTTTAAAAGTACTGATTCTAACTTCATCCTTCAAATTAGCAAAACTCTTCTTTTCCTTAACATCAGTAATCTCAATaatgtcatcatcatcgttttcttcttcttcttcttcttcttccttgATGGTCTTTGTATTGGAGGTTCGTTTGGATTGTGGTATGGGTTTTCCAGTACAAACATCACATTTATGAATATTGGGTATTGAACGTTTGGTCTTATATCCCATACACTTTGCATGTTGCCAAGTTTTGCATTGATCACACTGTACCATATCCCCTAAAgtatcttcatcttcatcgtAATTGTCTTTTGTGGCACCGCATGGTCGACACCTCACTTCACCGTCATACTCATCCTGAGAGCTAGTATCTGCATGATCTTCTGTATCTGATTTCGTCACCTTCACATCTTTCTCGAccctttgttttttgtttgtagATTCGGTACTTTGACTGCTAAAGTATTTTACATCGTTGgataataattcttcaatgtGTCTTTTCATATTTTGACCACGATTGACTCTAGTCACACGTTTTGTTGGCtcttccatttttttttttgtctctCTGGTTGTCTAATAATGTTTTTTGGTGATCTATACCGGTGGTTCACGAGTAGCAGATTTAGCTAATGAATTCAACTCCAGCAAGAAGATGTGGTTAAAAAAAGGGGAAAGTGTAAATATATATcaagaatcaaaatattataaaaataattaaaaaaaaaaaaatttagaatCGTATATAGAATATAAACACTTTACAGAGTTTGTTCacgaaaaataaaaaaaaatgtttgatagcaaaaaaaataaattaaactaGTAATGAATATTCCAAgtctttcttcttgttcttgatgataatgatcaCAGTTGATTGAATATTGGTTTGTGATTGATATAAAGAAATAGAATGGATTGAAGATGAGTTGTAAtgagttgttgttgttagatgatggttttttttttgccctttgaattgaattgaattgaagaaatacaacttttttttagggCGTGCATAagttggaaaaaaaaaacccaacTGCTCCGTTTTCTTTACTATCACACACGACCATTCTAATTGGTTGTCAAATGGTTTTTCAAACTATGGCAACGGGGTGTTGGTTGGATGGTTGGATGGTTGGTTAGTGGCTTGTATCAAAGGTATAACATAAGTTTAATTACTTTATAATGATTAAGCAACAACTATTATCTAtctattaatttattactaTCTATCTATATTAGTTGATACTCTATTTACTCCGTGCCTACCCAAATGTCACCCAAATAATTAAACAAGGCTATTTCATCTTGATTATATTCCACCAATATACCATCTAACGTGTTATCTTTAGTTTCATTGTTATCTACTGTGTCATCCTTTTCATCAGGACGCTTTTGTGGCCCACCAACACTTGAGTAAGCACACCACATATATCTTTTGCAATAACCCGACTCCCATAACCATCCGCTAGTTGGTTCATCCATAGCATTTTTACGATCTTGCAAATCTTGATCTAATGGTGGTACAACAGCATGAGTTATTCTTAATGgattataataaaaagtTCTAAACTGGTCTGCTGTGTGTAAATGTTTTAACCgagttttctttttcgcCTCTTTTTCGAAATTAACTTCATCTGCTTGATGACAGAAACGGAACCCTGAATTTATCCATAATAAACTATGATTGTCATCTCCACTGACATGTCCTGGGTGCGGTGaacaaatttcttttgaatGATGCCATGTCCCATCTTTGCGGGCTCGGTCTTGTGGCGGAGTCAACTCACCAATTGCGGCTGCAAAATTGTcatcaaaataatattcTTCATCACCATTAATGGCAAATCCTAACCAGAATAACTCTTTATCACCCCAAACTTTCCCTGTAATGGGTCCTATAAGATTAATTTGTGTGATCATTAAGATTGAATTCAAATGTTTATCTTTATTGATCATCACCAACCCCGACTCCATATAATGTTGCAATCCTCTAAATAATTCTCTTGTGGTAGTATAATTTGTCATTATGGGAATATCAAACATCATTTGGTCGACTGTTGATGGACCCATTCGTTCAAAAAACTTACCATCCTCCACTGTTCTTCTTTGCAAAACTGATCgatctttgaaaaaataagtTCCAGttgtttgataatttttcaattggaaGAAATATTCTGGAGGTTGCATTAAAACAGTATCAACGTCAATCAACATAAACTCactaaaagaattgaacaaactagccaataatttattaccGAATCGAGAAAATTTCCCACGATAATTTTTATGAATGGAATTATAGGCATTCACAAACCAAACTTCTTGTGGTTGCAATCCTTTACCTTGGGAATTGATATACTTATCACCAAATAAATGGgcaactttttcaaatgaatGTGGTAAAGATCGGAAATCTTCTTGTGCAGCAGTGACTATTTTCCGTTTTGATTCTTCATTAACATCGtcataataaacaatttgtATAGGTAATTTGTTATCCAAAGCTCGTaacaaatgaattaaaCTCACAGCATAGTCAGAATGTTGATTCCCAATAGTTAAAACTATCCCTCTAccattgaatttatttttaaattgttttaaaaatgGCTGAGCAGCattgtttgattgttgGATTTTTTTAGGAGTTTTTTGCATTGGATCatgattcaaaatttcataatAATTTGGTGGCTCATGATAAACTTTGCCTGTCCATCGTTCATATACTGGGTATTCCTTGGATATCCAAGGGTAAACTCTATGTTCAAATGTCGATGATTTAGTAACCATCAAATCAACCAAAGCTTCCTTGTTTGTTAACTTTAATTTATCTATTTTACTCTTGTAAAAATTTCCACTTTCATCACGATGAATATCTTGGACTAACTTTTGTTGATTAGTGATAAATTGGTTGatcttgttgatttgaGGAGTTTCGTCGTTTGTTATATAGCATTTATTGAAGATTCTAAAAGTTGATAATCGATTTACAATCTCttgttcaaatttttcattcaagAAATCAGTAAACATagatttctttaatttgCTCAATTCTCTATTataatcttcttctttgaatttttctttcatcTTGTCAAACTTTTCTTGTATAACTAGTTCTTTCACTTTGATAAAGTCTTTGAACTCTTTAGtgtttttatcaaaatgcATATCATACCTTGTATCAGGGTTGAAATGCCAGTTCACATCTTCAGCGAaaacatttttgaaatacaAATCACATCTCTCTTTGAATGACAATGTTCCCAAAACTGTCTCAAGTTTATGATTGCTGAAAATGTCATCATAGATATTTGAGTTTAAatcttttgtttgtttggtAGTGTTCTGGAATAGACTGCTTATTAACGATTTGTAAAGTAAATGGTTTTTGAAGTCGCtagtttgttgatttgttgaagGTTCGAGTAATGACGATGACAAGGCAGATTTCGGTGGAGACTCGGTTTCCTCATGTAGATTGTCATATACGTTATAAATGGAATATGACAGTATATGGCTTTCCGTgttgtaataatttgaattcatGAAATCTAGGATGAAAAATATCCATAATGATGCACCGGTGAATAGAACCCATTTCAGGCGTTGTCTATTCTTAATTAGTTTTTGAATCATTTCAGAGGAAAACTCATACAATTCACTAAgatattttttataaatatttcaacaacttcaatAAAGACTCTTTTctaaaagaaagaattattttaaaaaagaagaaagagaaaggtCTAGAAGTAtctattttatattttctaAAATTATTCATGTAAATCATGATATGAAAAATAAGGAGGtatagaaaattttttaaccCTAACCATTTGTGCCTggtctttttttaaaaaatcttACAACTGTTTAAGCCTTGTTTGAAACATTATTAACAGCCACTGTAGAATTATTTTGTTACAAAAGAATGATGCAGGAGCAAGAATAACCAATACATGTAAGCCtatttttgttcaattcaAGACTGTATGCTGTATTGATAGTTCAGCAACATAGACTAATCAAAAACTccccccccctcccccTCTTAATATAGGTTGTTTACTCTTTTACTATTTCTTCTATAAATAGctaaaattgaagaaaataataaataaataaataaataagtaAGCAAatcatttataaaaaagaattaagCTACCCAAATTAAAAGAACATGCATAAATCTTAACTATTGTGTCATTCTTTTGGTCTCACTGTGGGAATGGGCATCAACGTGTTTCTCAAGTAtagtttcttcttcttttttttttttgggtgcAACATTTTTGCAGTTGTCATCATTTCCCAAACTAGCATGAATGAATGACAACTGACTGACAACTATGGTTACCATTGTTGTAACCcacacatacacacacaTGAGTTCTGTCATATTCTTAAAAGAACtctgtttattttttacaTCCCTTCCCTTCTATCACATCCCTATCCATCTCTCTTATTATCGATATAAGGTTTTGTGTAACTACTAATCCACAACAACTGGTACAAGGCAAGGTTAAATCATGTGATGGTGTTGAATAATTGTACACTCTTATTTCTTACTAAAAACAGTATATAAACAACAGAGTGACGTAAGACTCTAgatagaaagaaaaaggaaaatgTAATCTTGAACTTTAAAACATTAAAGTACTTTTTATTCATCGTTAAGATAAGTTGTTGAATcatgaaataaatttaagCTCATAACACATTAGAAAAACCTGTGCATTTCCcgaaaaagtaaaaaaaaaacaaattaagcaaatattaattttaaagtTATTATCCAAAAGTTTATCATTCCTAATAgtttgaaaacaataagaaTGGTTATGAAGATTATAAAAAGTTGGTTCTGAGAAGTTAtgaaaaactaaaaatcCTGTATATGTatagtggtagtagtagtagttgttgttgttgttgtggatAACAAAAACTTCGTAAATGCATGAGATGAGATTTTCGTTGTGATTCACACGATTCAAGCACGTGTTATTTTTCGAACCAAGATCGTTCTTTTCGTTCGACAACTAcaagaagatgaaataaACTCTTGTTGGTAACATCTTGGCGATACTTAAgatattttaattattttttcgGATGCAAaggaagagaaaaagagtAATGGAAACAGAAAGGGTGAGGGGGGACGGAAGAGGGCGGAGGGGAAAATCAGGTATTCGGTTAAATATAACTTGTTTGAAAGAGTGTTGATGCATAATGCATACAAAAACTACTACCAAGTGTGTTCGTAGTGCCAGTTTTGTATTTATTAAggtgatgaagatgatcGATTTAGTTCTTTGTTTTAGTTGCAGAATCTCATCTCAATTTCCTAGCTCGATTCAtgtttttcttgaaatgTGTCAATTACTTAGTGTATGAGTGTACTTATTATTGAGTATGGCCCAAAGCCTCgttgaattaaaaattgtGCATTTAAACGAAACACCAACAAAATTCTTGGATTACAAATACTGTTCTGTGCTCAACAGCTTGAGTAGAGCTGATTTCTAGTCTGGAGTTGTTAATTTTCAATGAGAACAAACAATATCTGGAACTAATGTTGCAATAATTAAAATCTAAAAACTTTTCTGTAATAAAGTTTAGAATTTCTTGTAAAATCTATAAATGCATTG from Candida albicans SC5314 chromosome 5, complete sequence encodes the following:
- the RAD9 gene encoding chromatin-binding protein (DNA damage-dependent checkpoint protein; involved in regulation of DNA-damage-induced filamentous growth; induced by alpha pheromone in SpiderM medium) codes for the protein MDTQVDQHVLPQSASSKNSQFQHQQQGQDLGQGQGQVHSTVNVNLEPTQKDSSIFKDYEDHNSSLIFGGNIINDDTELLPTIEDETIGDKTIEDITEADDDTISPFSKKLQEMINQEGQNNGIRTHSEYLKSYSCESSKDGGGNGNDDTQVLIQRHYHSDDNYNIESFNDTIQKQRSNSKLFIQDNIDTQDDQMGDTQIIRKPLPDTQIIGKALSDTQVINNALPDTQVIGKVLPDTQIIQKVLPDTQVIKKALPDTQIIQKALPDTQVIPKRLPDTQVIPKLLPDTQVIQKNNIPDTQVIQLPETQSQSLLYYDSQKVLHSSPADQSQIASKSPSHNNKNKKTFKSQTQVLNTQDLSDISTSEDTLQEHTTQSVIEIQTDSDDNDDDDDDDDNEDEKIESNYYDDSLTAHQFKRKLSLSPQKIKRRNTELIPSRTNKSSLSTTSLSSSLLSNNNNNNNNRDFLKTPGLRQYSVPLVLASPTNPLSSSSPLKKKLKLKLNNKGEVEEEEEEEEEVDKSIQTDKIEEDTTSIDIIAPLPSSPNKGGRGRGGGGGVKISFEEEHEPSDLEEFDIDSDQIKKKNQDFIEIDDDEEEEEEDEVVEDDDDDDDDDDDDDDDDDDNSESKKQSDEIIPIIAPKSRIKKRIIDLQSMNSNTNDEEEDIDSIIEEEEEDNNNTEPNILRQEKSNTLTEDDIINHDSVWAIYNLKMYTGKIVAKYIEDSNIEFYEGTYNIKNVDLNVLDIRIGDTVNIKGNRHKYIVTGLSTLTTNGGGDIKCMRGYNVVYLRRCQQKPNSGKLSKEISVILSDCFMELSDWIIHQQKFKLIIGNYNIFNDEGILLPSTPKKLQKYKLPSTPLKSIKYTNNNNNSEIIKPNSNSLVAESESGLFQGMIFCITSIDGDRKLQLKSMIETNGGILWDKEIHELFSYHERERKRKRKQEQPLRKGSEISISLYLSCDLEIVETFNFIALISNNFCRSAKYLQALALGWPIISDIYIDDCLKNNHHKSKWINYLLPSGLSKKLNTIKSIDIFKFKQNYDMGKKLIDQFNNNHHVFQGLNILILQNKSINYNSMETCKFIFYAFGAKSLQYFTKTDQIIKCIKEDFSPILEVDPNITIYDESNDMVQVLTNITNNTRNNTQNKSNKSNYSIKLIDWEWVVQCVINGTILECSKYTLSI
- a CDS encoding uncharacterized protein (Ortholog(s) have chromatin binding, methylated histone binding activity and role in negative regulation of transcription from RNA polymerase II promoter), encoding MEEPTKRVTRVNRGQNMKRHIEELLSNDVKYFSSQSTESTNKKQRVEKDVKVTKSDTEDHADTSSQDEYDGEVRCRPCGATKDNYDEDEDTLGDMVQCDQCKTWQHAKCMGYKTKRSIPNIHKCDVCTGKPIPQSKRTSNTKTIKEEEEEEEENDDDDIIEITDVKEKKSFANLKDEVRISTFKAFYNFFKKVIPKDGDNTTEEAIESRVNDMALEIESIIHENFSGKAYPTEARRILFVLKKHFMQEIFDRTITFKDVVHKTPQEINADIAKIEKQNKKNIKNIILTENDNTQIIRRTHKGEIIKENDFERSNQIDESITTRKVDHRHFSPDIVPESNFISHTKSQSKSYNNLNPRFDEDDEEDTATRENEEQEEEEKEEGTKATTEVVESENSETNQLQGENKSTPKSSESLSDVDSPNHNEADDGRLYSFLSGVDNPVTGERKVENKHVWSGRITFPEFATFKAKGEFYTSTDYNDKPMDHLINTTKDILHLPAYTILGRLDRHVADKYLPKVIGSRDFYFVQILNDDANDDQFQKLYQYLLIKNKVGVLSGQPSFVKDSYLIPIDFRDENLPPFLKNSRRDLRIGLFALFVVRKDYQPRARSFETNGNNHHQHAKEKENEEEEEEKGRNQSLSEVGHFTSNGVQSIGNKQETQDHRLDDILSQLS
- the MNN1 gene encoding Mnn1p (Putative alpha-1,3-mannosyltransferase; of the mannosyltransferase complex; negatively regulated by Rim101; transcript elevated in chk1 and nik1 mutants, but not in sln1 mutant; Spider and flow model biofilm induced) produces the protein MIQKLIKNRQRSKWVLFTGASLWIFFILDFMNSNYYNTESHISSYSIYNVYDNLHEETESPPKSALSSSLLEPSTNQQTSDFKNHLLYKSLISSLFQNTTKQTKDLNSNIYDDIFSNHKLETVLGTLSFKERCDLYFKNVFAEDVNWHFNPDTRYDMHFDKNTKEFKDFIKVKELVIQEKFDKMKEKFKEEDYNRELSKLKKSMFTDFLNEKFEQEIVNRLSTFRIFNKCYITNDETPQINKINQFITNQQKLVQDIHRDESGNFYKSKIDKLKLTNKEALVDLMVTKSSTFEHRVYPWISKEYPVYERWTGKVYHEPPNYYEILNHDPMQKTPKKIQQSNNAAQPFLKQFKNKFNGRGIVLTIGNQHSDYAVSLIHLLRALDNKLPIQIVYYDDVNEESKRKIVTAAQEDFRSLPHSFEKVAHLFGDKYINSQGKGLQPQEVWFVNAYNSIHKNYRGKFSRFGNKLLASLFNSFSEFMLIDVDTVLMQPPEYFFQLKNYQTTGTYFFKDRSVLQRRTVEDGKFFERMGPSTVDQMMFDIPIMTNYTTTRELFRGLQHYMESGLVMINKDKHLNSILMITQINLIGPITGKVWGDKELFWLGFAINGDEEYYFDDNFAAAIGELTPPQDRARKDGTWHHSKEICSPHPGHVSGDDNHSLLWINSGFRFCHQADEVNFEKEAKKKTRLKHLHTADQFRTFYYNPLRITHAVVPPLDQDLQDRKNAMDEPTSGWLWESGYCKRYMWCAYSSVGGPQKRPDEKDDTVDNNETKDNTLDGILVEYNQDEIALFNYLGDIWVGTE